The sequence below is a genomic window from Aureispira sp. CCB-E.
CCTCACACTTGAAATGTCCTCCTTCTACTATTAAGAAATATTCATTTTTGATTACAATCCTATTCCACCATTTCCTGTTCCCATTTTCTGCTCTATCTCCTCCTTAAATTCATCCATTGTCTTTTTACTATATGACTCAGGAACAATAAAAGCATCCTCGTCTAAATTTTCTTTGATAACATCAATAGCGGTAATCTTAATGAGCATTCCCTCTACTCGCATCTCAAACCCTAAAGGGAATCCTTGCATCACTCCCAATGTTTTTTCTACTTGTGAAAGGGCGGTAGGGCGTAACTTTTCAGTTAAATAAACAATCAGTTTGTCACTGCTTCCATCCCCCATCTCTAACTCTGCCTTGTAACAAGGGTACTTTGCTATCTTTTGTTTTTTGTTTTTAAAGTACTTTACCTCTACATCTTTTGTTGGTGCTTGATTTCTACCGCCAGCTTCTTTCAATTCTTTTAGAAAATCACTGTCTTCATCAATAGATACAGCCGTTTTTTCATAAAAAGTAGGGACATCCATCAACAAGGTAAACAGATTTTCTGTCATATTATTAATCAATTGAAAACTTGCCATTCCTCCCATAATGGAAATATCCATTTTAGAGTCTTTTCCTTTTAGGTATAAATTAATAAGAGAACTATTGGCAAATTGAGCCGCTTCGGGCATACCCTCTACCTCAATTTTGTATTTGATAATACCTTCATCAAAATTGGCAGGCTTCTTCTTTTGTGCACTTGCAGATGTAATAATCCCCAAACCAATAATCAGTGCTAATAGGAAGTTCATTCTTTGTTTCATATGTATCTGTTTTGTTTAGTAGGCAAAAATTTATTGTTAGGGGCATTACTATAATATACTGCATCGAAGCACAAAAAGTTAGAAAAGTAAGCTATTTTATTAATTTCTTAACGATTCTTTTCTATTTCTTGCTTAGCAGCTTTTTCCAAACCATCTACTGTTGTCAACTCATAGCCCTCTGGTATACTTAAAGAAAAAGCCCCATCACTTGGCGTTCTAGAACTAACTTTATCAGCCATAACACGAACTGTTGTACCTTCATGACGCACAATAATCCCAAGTGGAAATCCTTTTATTTCATCTACTAGATAAGTTGCAAAAGGGTCTCCTTTAGGTGTAATCTTATCGGTAATATACAGAATAATGTTGGCACCAGATTCTTTATCCTTCATCAAGACTTTCTGACAAGTATAACCTGCAATCGTTTTAGTGTCTTCTGTATGACGCATAGGGTTTTTAGCCGCCTTTTCCATATCCGCTTTAGCTTCTGCCAACTTATTTTTTTCTAGTTGAAGTGCCTTTTTTTGCCCTAAGACATCCATTAAAGACAATCCTTTTTCTGCCTTATGATCTACTACTAAACTAACGGTGTTGGTTCCTCCTGCTACTTTTGCAACTGCCTTGGTTTTCTGACCTTTGAAAGCTACTTGCAACGAAGAACCCATCGTTAAAAATGCTGCGGCAGGTTCATCACTATCAACACTAATAGAGTAACTAATATAACCATCCGTAAGTGCAGATTGAGCCTGTGCAGAAACAGCCAATACCATAATTGTAAATGTCAATACTAAAAGACGCATAAATTTTTTATTAGATAAATAGTCCACTTCTTTTTAGTTGCCAGCAAAACATTAAAAGTACCTTGTGTTAACTAATTTTACTATTACTTAGTAGTTCGTTGATTAGTTCGCTACGCTCATGAGGGCGCAAGCTTAGTTTTTTACTTTTTTACCAAAAAGACAAAAAAGTACATTTATATTAACTTGATAATCAGAATTTTAACACAAAACGCAATGAATGCGCAACTTACTGATCATCAACTGCGAAGCACTCATGCAATAAACTAATAAAGTTTAGCTTCGCTGCTACTGTGTGGTTTAAACGAACTATTGATTACTAAAAGAAGCGGATTAATAATTAGGAATTTATTTAAGAACATTATCATCAGTCATTTACAATAGTACTGTCATTGCAAACAACCAACCATTAAATTTGATAACAAAACACCAAAAATTAGTGCTACTAAGAATGCCCCATCTTACAGACCTAACGTTCCACCCATATTTTTGAGATCTTCTTCTGTCATTTTAGTGTAACCTTCAGGAACCTTCGTATTGAAGATTTTTTTAGATAATTTATCCAAGGAAATATTAACTGCTTCAATCTTAAACTTCATTCCTTCTGCTTCCACTTCCCATGCCAAAGGAAAACCTTTCAAGCCAGAAAATTTCATCATATCCATATCCCCCAGATTGCCTGGTTTAATTTTTTCTGTGATATACACAATAACAGGATTGGGTGAACCTTCTACGGTCATTTTAGCCTCTTGGCATTTATACCCTGCAATTTTTTTATACGTTTTGGTATACTCTACCTGTGGTGGCTTTTGGTTGACGTTTTTAGATTCTTCAGCCGTTTTTTCCATAGACTCGTTGTTCATTTCCATAAACTTCTTTTGTCCCATCATATCCATCAACAACAAACCTTTTTTATCCTTATTGTCAAAACGACCATCTATTTTTATCATTCCGCTCATTACATCTCCAACAACTTTGGCATTATTAGGAGTAAAAAACAGATCTATAGTAGATCCAGTTAATGCTGCTGCCATTCCACCTTCGGCAGTAATTGTATATTTTACATGTGCCTCATCAACTGTTTTCGATTTCTTTTTCTGTGCAAATGTTGGTGCTGATATAGCGACCAATAAGAGGCTAAATGTAAAAAGTTTTAATACTGATTTCATTGTATTGTATTTTTAAAAGATTAGTAAGTAGGTGATTATGCTTTTCCATCTAAGCAACGCTCTAATTCACGAATAGTTTCAGATCTTATTGCTTTAATTCTTATTATACAAAAGGAATACCATAAATGTTTTCTTACCTGTTTTTTCAATTCTATTAAGATATTAATCCTCCGTTAATTAGTTTGCTTTGTTACTCCCTTCGGTCGTGAGCTCGCTATGCTCGGTTCGCTCATGACCTTCGGCTTTTGTGCTATTAGCACAAGCCTACTCGGCAAGCTTAGTTACCTGCGGTGCTACTGCGTGGTTCCACGGAGTAATTAATAGCTTTTTTAAAAGAATAGCACTATAAGATAGGATACCCTCTAAGACCTGTTTATTTTTTCTTTTTTCTTCGAGCCGCACGTTGTTCTTTTTTAGATTTTGGTAAACCTCCCATAGCAACTAACTTTTTGAAATCTTTTACCAAGTCATTGGGCACCATGATAGCTAAATCATAATGTTTAATCTTCCAAACACCATCTTTTTTTACCAAAACCCCCGATCCACGACAAGTTCCCATTTGAGTATCGAGCATTTCCTCAAACCAAGCTGTTTTTTGATTGTTACTAAAATAAATTTCACGCTTAGAAGCAGTAAATGCCCAAGCAGTATCGCGCTCAAAGGCAAACTTCGACCACTCTCTCAATTCGTCTCTCAACCAACGTTCCGAGGCATCTGTCCCTAAGTAAATGCCATCTTCTGTCATTGCTCCAAAGAAAGCATCGGCATCCGCTGTCGCTGAAGCTTCGTGCCAATGGTTCAAGACGTTCTCAACCATCCCCTTATTCTCCACAACCGTTTCTTCTGTGATACAATTTTCTTTTCGACGCGTATCTGTGATGTTTGTAATTAGCCAAGTTCCTTTTTCAGATTTCCCTAAGGTAAATACATTGACTCCACAATGACTCAACTGATTCGTTGCCCCTGTAAACATCGTATATTCAGTCCATACAATTGCCAAATTATCATCTTGACTAATATCATAGTTCCATAAACGCTCATCATAAACGTATTTTTTGGCAATTACACGCTTCATAAATGTCAAAAAAGAAGCTTTAGGCACCGCTTGAATTTTGGGAGTGCCGTTTTGAGTTAGTGTTGTAAAAAGTACGCATTGATCGTGCATCAATTGATCTAATGCTATCGTGTCTTTAGCCTCCATGGCAACAAAAAAATTATCTATTACTTTTCTAATTTCTCCCTTCGATTGAGCCTGAATAGCATTACTCCAAAGAGCAATCAACAATGTAAAAATTAAATTATATTTCATACTATTTATTAATATTTTAATACTCAACAAAATGACCTAAGCAGTCGGCGTTGTTCTAATAAAACTACTAGATCAATATAATCCTAAGATAATTTTTTTTGTTAAAAAAATAAGTCGTAACTCATATTCATCTTCTATAAACAAAGAGATATACGACTTACGACTTAAAAGCAACGACGAAAACAACTGTTTAAGCAAGCACTCAAAATGATTCGTAAACATTTTGTCTGTCTTTTGAGTTTAGCTCAATCAAAATCCAATGCAAAATATAATTTAAACAAATTCTGCTTCCTGACTTATAGCTTCCGCATATTAATTAACTCCATAAACAACGTTTTTTTACGCCTAGACACTTCTACTTCTGAGCCATCCCCCATTCTAATTTTATTCTTCGTTTTCATAAACTGTTGAATATGACTAAGATTAATTAAGTGCGATTGGTGTACTCTAAAAAAACCTTCGGAAGCCAATAGTTCCTCAAACTCTTTCAAAGTTTTGGGAGCGACAATTTTTTTGCCAGTAGCTAGATAAATAATGGTATAATTACTACTTGCCTCACAACGAATAATTTCAGAAATGCGCACAAAATGAAATTCATCTACAGAAGGAATCGCAATTTTATCAAACTTGTTTTCCTTATACAATTCAAACATACTATCGACGCTCTGTGCAGAATTTTCATTACTCGACTGTTGCACCTTGCCTACGGCATCAATTAACTCCAAAGGATCAATTGGTTTCAGCAAATAGTCAATAGCAGAATATTTAAAAGCCTTGAGGGCATATTCATCATAAGCTGTTGTAAACACCAAATTAAAATTAATTTTTGGCAAACGTTTGAGCAAGTCAAAACCTGTTCCATCGTTCATTTTGATGTCTAAAAACACCAAATCTACCTTTTTGCTAGCAATTAATTTTAGTCCCTCTTCTACGCCGTCTGCTGTCCCTACTACATTAACGTCAGGGCAATGCATTTGCAAAAATTTCATCAGCGTTATTTGAGCTGCTTGCTCATCATCTATAATTACCGTGTCAATCATGTTGTTTTATTAAGCTTTAAATTTGATCGGCAACAACAACTCAACCTGTGTTCCTGTTGCGTTTCCTTCTGCATCTTTTAAATCAAGTACTTTTATAAAAGGACCTGTTATTTTTTCTTTTATCGTTAAATAACGCAAGCGTTGTTCTGTAATCTTAATCCCCAAAGACTCCTGCCCTTCTTCCGTTTTAAAAGCCGCAGCAGCCACTCTGCCGATGCCATTGTCTTTGATGGTGCATTTGATCATAGTATTATTATAATCTTCAAACTTAATCAACAAAGTTCCTTTTTCGGACTTACGCAATAAGCCATGGATAATTGCATTCTCAATAAAAGGCTGAATGACCAATGGTGGAATCATCACAAAATGAGCATCTTCAATTCCTTCCTCATCTAGCTCATAATCGAAGGCTTCTTTAAAACGACGTTGTTCCAACTCAATATAGTTGTCTAGAAATTCAATTTCCTGACGCAATGGGATATAAGCCTGTCTAGAGTTTTGCAAAATGCGGCGCATCAAGCGAGAAAATTTAGCCAAATAAATACTCGCTTCTGCATTGTTGTCTGTTGCAATCAAACTTTGGATAGAGTTCAAAGAATTGAACAT
It includes:
- a CDS encoding LytTR family DNA-binding domain-containing protein; the encoded protein is MIDTVIIDDEQAAQITLMKFLQMHCPDVNVVGTADGVEEGLKLIASKKVDLVFLDIKMNDGTGFDLLKRLPKINFNLVFTTAYDEYALKAFKYSAIDYLLKPIDPLELIDAVGKVQQSSNENSAQSVDSMFELYKENKFDKIAIPSVDEFHFVRISEIIRCEASSNYTIIYLATGKKIVAPKTLKEFEELLASEGFFRVHQSHLINLSHIQQFMKTKNKIRMGDGSEVEVSRRKKTLFMELINMRKL
- a CDS encoding nuclear transport factor 2 family protein, which translates into the protein MKYNLIFTLLIALWSNAIQAQSKGEIRKVIDNFFVAMEAKDTIALDQLMHDQCVLFTTLTQNGTPKIQAVPKASFLTFMKRVIAKKYVYDERLWNYDISQDDNLAIVWTEYTMFTGATNQLSHCGVNVFTLGKSEKGTWLITNITDTRRKENCITEETVVENKGMVENVLNHWHEASATADADAFFGAMTEDGIYLGTDASERWLRDELREWSKFAFERDTAWAFTASKREIYFSNNQKTAWFEEMLDTQMGTCRGSGVLVKKDGVWKIKHYDLAIMVPNDLVKDFKKLVAMGGLPKSKKEQRAARRKKKK